Genomic segment of Pelmatolapia mariae isolate MD_Pm_ZW linkage group LG6, Pm_UMD_F_2, whole genome shotgun sequence:
CGGAGGTTGGCAGACAGAGTTCCTGTGGTGATGGAGAGgaaacaaaaggcagcaaagCACCAGATGATTCAGACAAGGGACAGGATGAACTCCAAAAGGATTCAACCATCCACAGTCAAAGCACTTCATCTAATTCATTAAAAGAAGATGATCCAGAACCTGTAAAACAGGTCGAACCTCCATCTGTAAGCGGCACACAGACTGCAGCAAAGGAAGGATTAGACACCAGCAGCATGCTGTCAAAACTTCTTTTTGTTCCAAGTTGCCAGCTACACTCAAAGGAGAGGAACTTTTCAGATTTACTAAGACACACACCTGACTCTGTCacacctgctgcttcacagaaAAGTGAAAAGGAGCTGAAAGCGAGTAATAAcggaaacaaagaagaaaatgggAAGGGAGGGAAGAAACCCGAGATAAAAATATGTCTGAGAAGcgtgaaagaaaataaaggctGCACGCTGAATATTGCCAATCTCCTAACCCCTAAAATAAGTTACAATGTCAACACGTTCAGGACAGCAGATGATACCAGAGTCCCCATTTTGTCAGCAGCCGACAGGGTTCCAAATTTCACTGTTAGAGACATAAGAGACACCAAATGCAAGCTTCAAACACCAATATATCACGTAAGGGATGTACGCAAGTTGGTAAAAAGCTCATATCGCTTTGTTTCCTTGAATAATAGTGGCAGTAAATGTTCCACAGCAGCTGATAAACCCGAggaaaaggcaaaaacagagccTGTTAAACATTTATTACCGTCTCCTATTGTAATCAAATGCAACTCTGTTAAAACAAATGTCAAGTCAGAGAAAACTGCAGCACAGAAACAAGCAGCGACATCTGAAAATCCCCAGAGTGAAAGTGTACCTTCTGCTTCTGTGGCTAACAGGGCACCACCAGTCATAACCAAGCAGGGGTGCCCTGACCAATCAGACATTCAAACAACTCAACTGGTGAAACAGAGGCAGGAGAAGTTTGCAGGTGAAACAGTGGAAAGGAGAAATGAGGCGGCAGCTCCAAAACAGGATGCAGTGGAGAAAATAAAAGCTGCTGTCAAAACGATggagcagctttatttttttgacaAAAATGAGTGGAAGCGCAAGAGTCAGGCTCCACGCCCCATCACAGGCAGCCATGTGCTGTCGCTTATTGCCAGGGAGGAGCAGGGAGCAGAGGTGCCCGAGGCGGCAAGCACCGACAGGACTCCTCAGTCAGAAATGGGGAGGCCGCATGAAGACAAAAGAGCCCTCAACGTCATCCATGTTCCATATGACAGTGATGcttttaaaacacaacaaagcaaaacatttacTAACAAAAGCGTCCTCCATTTTGGCAGCAAGGCTTGCGTCAGTGTTAACTCAgacagcagctctgcagttcaagTGCCACCAACTGTGAGCTCCAAAACTCCAGCGGCTCCACTGTCTGTGAAAATAGAGAAGCCAAGACATTGCCAGGTGGAGAATGGAAAGGTCAAAATCAGCCCCACTAATCCTTCTGTTACACAGGGCTGCTCGGACTCTGAGAACTATTTAACCATACCAGGGATGGCCTACACAAATGAAATCAAACTTTCAAACCCAGAACATGATTCAAAGGAGGGCAATTCAAATAACAGTAAAGTCAATGCAGCTGACCTCAAGGCACCTGAGCAGAAAACTTCTCCGTTAATCATGGAGTACCCAGGCACGAGCATCTACCATCACCCAACAGCAGCAACAGGGcctcagaaacagcagcaggtgcTCTGTTTCTCTCCCTACCTCCCAAATGTGTCGCCTACACCTTCTACTGGAGAGCCAGCGCAACAAACCCAGCGCAAGATGCTTGTGGACCCCACAACTGGACATTATTACTTGGTGGACACTCCCATTAAAGCGACCTCTAAGAGACTGTTTGACCCTGAAACAGGTCAGTATGTGGATGTACCCATGCCTCATTCACCTGCGGCACCTGTAACCCCGGTGCCTCTTTCTGTGTCTCCCCTGGCACTTAACCCAGGAGGATATGCCCCCACCTACATGATCTACCCAGGCTTCATCTCCTCACCCACTTTAGCAGCCCAGACGGTATTGCCACAGTCCCCATGTCATTCTGAAGATGCAGGTGGAGAAAATATCAAAAAGAATATTAGTCCTCAGCCAGAAAGTAAGACAGCAGGCACAGAGAGTACATATTACAGTGCAACAGGAGAAACTTCCCAGGCGCAGCTGCAGTTACCTGTGAGTTTGGGACTTTTGACCACCAGGGGAAGTGGCGGTAGCTCAGAGCGAAAGCCAGTTATCAGCATCACAACGCAGCAAGGTCCAAGAATCATTGCCCCTCCCTCCTTCGATGGCACAACGATGAGCTTCGTAGTGGAGCATCGGTGACCAAGAGAACGTCTCGTCATAAGTGATGTAAGTTTTTCACCTGCTCATTCAGACTGGCAACTTGTATGACTCTAACCTGATTTCACCTCACTCCAACCGCTCTTAAATTTTGAATCTATTCTGTTGGAAGCAGATAaaagacatttctttttttgtaagtcTTGCTCAGAATCTTAATATCAATATGACTGCTCAAAATCTCCTGTGTGTGATGTCATAATGTATATTTGCAGTCAATTTCTGATTAGACACAAAGGGTGGAAGGAATAATAGTGCATTTAAACAAAtagcatttaaaaacagaaaacacacacacacacacaaacaaaaagcaaaatattttcCCAATCTGAAAttttagttaatttttttaaagagagataaaaagcaaaaacaatgggatttgaaaTTTCTGTagaacaatatttttttctgacatATGGAAAAATAATTGCTCAGTACACTCAGCACATAAATCTAGCTTTTCAGGCAAATTCTCATTAAGATTTGTCCTGATCATGATCTATAATACTTTTTGATATACATGTATTGCTCATCTATAGTGCTTTTTGATGTACAAAGCCCCACCTTGGATTTGGGCAGGGGCAAAAGACTGGAAAAGTTGTACAAAGGCTAAAATAAAATTACCTCCAAATTAAATTGCCTAATTAGTAAGTGGGTTTTAATCACTGAAAGTGTTGACAGGACACAGTTAAACAATAGATATTCTTGATGGTATTGGTGGTGTCGGAGGTTGGGTGAGGAGTTGGCTTTGGCACCTATAAAGGCCCAATTAATGCTAACTGATACATACAGATCTTCAAGCAACATATGCTGTCATCCGGATAGTCTTTTTTAAGGAAGgctttgtttatttcattaataATTGTAAACCAGGCTGTGCACATATTTAGAAACTAATTGAGGCCAAAAACCGTAGAGGAGATGGAATTTTGTAACAAGCAAGAATGAGGAAAGGTTTGGCTTTCAAAACTGCAGAAATTTTAAGCACCTGTTAAAAGAAGATACCATAGAAGACAGTGAGAGATATGCCCTGAACCAACATTTCAGAAGCATGTTGCTGGCATCATATTCAAAATAAGCACgtatttaaaacaaacttttcagTTTTAATATATGATAAGGTGCCTCTGCACTTATTTCAAACTAATAAAGATATCATTGTGAACCAATTTGTTCTGGTTATAATTGGCTATATCTGCAGCGCTTAACCTAAATACACCACCACCAAATAATATAAGGTTTATGCAACAGCTACATTAAATAGAGGGTTAGGGTAATCACCAAGATCTTTCTTAGGTTACTGTAGTGGTTAATCTGCCAGCGTATTTAAggtctttatttaaaatgataacTTTAATGCTCAAATCTAATTATTGTTGTTTAATTATGATTTTTCAAACATGCTGTTttacaaaaaagctgaaaaaatacacattaaaaagcacattactattttttttattttttttttattcagacgCCAAAAGACAGAGAAGTCCAGTGTGCTCAAATCTGGATATAAAAACATTAATTCTGTTCAGTGAATTCAGTAATTTTTAGTCTTAAGCAAGGTTTTGACAGATAgctaaaatatttgtgttttgttgtttttattgcatgTGAATAATACATTTCTAAAACGCTGCACATTTTGCAAGTGCCTCTTTACAAATGTGGTAGCCAAATTCAGTACATAAAATCTCAACAGAATTTAATGCTGTTACTTTCAAGGAATCTCCTGAAGTCCGTACCAAGACTTATAGAGTTTCACATTCCGAGGCTGCTCGTGTGTTACATTCAGATGACCTCACCAACTCgtgttttttcattattttgtgcCATAAATGTGGTCAAAGCAGCAGTCCAGCTTGGATGCTATAACAGTGACATGTTAATAGACACGCAGCAGCTTCATGACAGGTAACCCGACTCCACTGAGCTCGGCTGGACTTGCAGTGAGATTGGATTTTCAGCCATGGCCCAGAGCTTTTCTCTGCATTACACATCGTCGGGCTATTTTGATAGTGTGAGACGACTTTGTTTACATGGTTTATTCTCAGGGTTGGAAAGTGTCACAGGAAACTATTCCAGTTAGTGACACCTCacatcaagttattcttaatctgttataaatgttttaattactCGTTTAACTTTACAGTTTATTAGTGTGTTCGTTCCTTGTTTGTGACATTTCACAAATCCAACAAATATCTTGAGAAATAATCAGTTCACAGATTGCAAAATAATTAACTCCTACGTGCAATATGTTTATTGTGCAGTGAAAGTGGACACAATGTAGCCAATATaatgttaatttattttaagcAAGTAAGGCAAGCAGTGGGTTCAGAGAGATACATGGACTTCAGGGGGCTAAAATAATCTGATCACTAATTTTACAGAATAATTGACTGTGTAGTTTAAATGTAAAGCTTACGCAAATcaggaaattattttaaataattttatataataaacaaaaacctGAGTTTACAGTACTGcagaaatcaaatttaaaaaaagagatctTTGTGGTGGTAAATGGTACTGCAGCATATTTTCCTTACAAATAGTTTAAGTTTTATTTGCACTGGTTTTAAAGTTTTCACTTCAAAAGTTTTACAGTAATAGAATAATAAGGAGTTATATTTCACATTGTTTTGTGTCTAACTTACACTCCAACCTTACTTCTCAGGCCATTTTAAACTGCATACTTTTTGACCTGTAACACCAGCTATGACTTTGTACAGTTGAACCATGGACCTAAATACTGATCTAAATTTTAGCCATTGGAACTTACTAATTACTAATGATGCTTTTGTAGCTATGAATTAAAATTGAATACATGCATTTTAATATAATCAGAAAAAGTTAACAATAGTAAGTAAGATCAAAGTGATGTAAATCCAggaagcatttttttaaatttatttatttggttgaTTGACACTTTTTAAGAAAATCCTAAAGAGCTCTACAACAGAGGTTTTGCAGTAACGTATAAACAGCTTGTCAAAAGGTCAAATCTGGCTCACTGGATGGCTTTGGAAAAAGTAAAAGCAGAAGAAGGCCAGAAAGTTTGGATTTTTAACtgcattttttcattttcatttattttacagtcTTCTTATTGTCCAACAGTACCAAAGGTAAGCAGCCTAAAAGATAAACCATTAAATTACATATATTAAAATTCCAATCGATAACACAGAAATGCCTATATACTATAACATTTTATCGGggtgtcttttttgtttgtttggtttactTTTATAGTAGGCCCACACAAAcatcaaacaaataaataaataaataaaatgacactTTTGTCTGCTAACTaataaaacatttctgtttACTGGATTGGTCCTCTCAGCATCAAATTGGGGTGTGTGTGGCCCACAATGTGTTATGTTTGTGCTATGCTTGTTTTATCAGCAGATGTTTATATGAACACAGGTTGACAGGTTACCATGGCAATAATCTGAGTTGACAAACATCAACAGCAGTTCTGCAAATGAACAATTAAGAAGGgcataaaaaaaccccaccagcaaaacaaaccaaatataaatgcaaaattataaaaataaatctttttagtgtcatattctttcttttcttttacatatACACATTTACAACTAACCACAGTCCATTCTCAGCTAATGTGTCAGAGCAATAATACATCCCCATGAGCATGAGGGATTCATGTCAGCTGGGTGCGTGTCAGGCAGAGGCCTAGCACGGGGTTGAGTAGTTGTGTGAAGGGAAACGAgggcgtgtgcatgtgtgtctgcgtACGTGTGTAACTGGTGTTGGTGGGGCAGAgggacatgtgtgtgtgtgtgtgtgtgggggggggggggggggggggggattgctGGGATAGTGATGCAGGAGGAAAAGGTCAGGCAATGCAAAGTATTTGTTGTGCTGATGCAGGGAGAGGACAGCTGCTCGGAGAGATCAGATGCTGTTGCAGCTCCAGCTTGGAGGCGATTCTGCGGGACTCTGATGGGGTCAACTTTTTATAGCCCCCTCCCCCTCTGCCTATTCCTAAATGGGGAGAAGGAGGTGGAGGGCACTGCTGTCCTTCTATGTAAACAAATCTAGTAGCGTGCCCTCAGCAGtgatttggctgaatctgatcAGCTGGCTATGGTTGAGGAAATCTGAAGAGTGAATGTGTTTCAGTGGCTCGTGAAAGTAGCTCTTTCACAAACTGCACCACACAGTAACTTTTCTCCTTTATGTTTTCAACTTGTTTTCACTGCATCCATCTGACTTTAACACCCATGTTTTGTCTTCTTTATTACCTTTAGATGTTTTTGCTGAGGATTCTGCCTTCAGTCACTGTAAGTTCAGTTTTCACCTGTCACCCACCCCGTGATCTACTCCCAGGACAACCTCCACCACCATCATCTGCCCCCAGTTCTGCGTTGTTTAAACTTGCAGCAGACATTACTGTATACGCACTGCAGTGCTACATAGGGTCAACTCAACATTTTTGCCACGCTGTCCTGCTGAAGTTCTGATGTGAATAGGCTTATAATACTTTCCATTCAACTGCTGTCTAGATCTGTTGAAATGCTGTTTGTGCCCTGCAGCATGCTTATTCAAAAGGAAACAAGGCAAGTCTTCGCTTCCTGCTCAGTGTTATTCATTACTGGCCAAAAGCAACTGGTTTACTGATATTTTACTGTCGCCAAGTATTTTAAGCAAGACTATGTAACTTttgaaaaaacatatttaacctAATAAAGGTTTAATATGtgcaaaataaaattcaactttattAAAGTCCGCATACCCAAGATTTGTTTTCTATAACCTCTTGTGATCATTACACTGTACCTGACCTTACtgagtgtgttcagttcatTAACACTACTGTGTAAGGATGTCACAGGTCCCTATGGTTTTATCagaaaagtaaaacaagaaGTAAAGATGTACCTGACAAGAGCACATGTTGGTTGTCTCCTGCAGTTGATGCTTGGTCACACTTATTCTAAGCGTATGACAACAGCTAGGTATTGTACATTGCGGTCTTGTAGCCACTTTATCCCAGTGGGCAAATGCAGTACGGCATTAGAGACAAATATGAGATTCTGGTGTATCAGCAGGTAtcaaaagaggtgctttgcattTGCTGTTTTCATCTGCACACATCAGTTGCTCGGTAGGACAGAGGATGTCTTACTCAGGTCCTGGGCATTGTAGGGCTTATTTGACTGACAATCCTCAATGCCATGTGAATGTTGGGGACAGTGCAGGTAGCAAGTGGTGGGtcccatttttatttatttttgcggTATCACATTGCTCAACTTCCTACATAAAGTTTACATCATTTTGCGTTAAAGCTTCTAACTTTAGATCCATCCTGGTAGTGGATCAGGGCCATTTTAAAGAGGTCAACCATGCTCAGTGGACACTGAGCAACTTCTAGCCACAGCAAAGGCTCTGACTTCCTGTGGACACTGGGATGCTTAGTAGCCAGGTAACATGTAGAAGATCCCAAGACCACAGTACACAGATCTTTTTTGGAATTCTGAGTGAATTAATACTCCAAGTGAATTCATCCATGAGAGGATGGACAGAGAGGTTGATAGCACATATTAGTACCACATCAGCAGTAATGCAGAGTGGAGTGGAAGCGCTGAAGTGAAAGCTGAGCCTGGCATCAAACTTCTCGACTTACCGGTGGATCTGCTTTCTAACCCTACCCATTAGTCATCGGAAGAATGAGGTTGTAGATGCAAGCATCTGAAACAAGTTTCATTCGCAGGGTGATGCAAAGAGAGGGTGATCTGAGACATTTGAAAGAGACTCTGCTCTTCAGACATCTGATTTCTCTGGAGGTATTCCAGACAGATCCAACTGGAAAGAGATCACAGCACAGAGTCAGAATGCCCTGGAGGGATTACATAGGATGTGGCTAGGGAGAAAGACATATGGGCAACTTTGTTTAGCCTGCTGTCACCAAGATCAGCCACAGAAAATGAATGTATGGGCTccagtaaaataataaacaagatAACATAGATACCAAGCAAGTCAATTCTGTATCatatattattcatttttacACTTAAAAGTTTAGGTATGTAATCTTATTTAATCAAGAAAAATAGCCAGATGGGTGTAATGATGATGATATCTTTCATTCAAGTACTGCTTTCCTCCATTTGATGTTTGTGCCACAGTGGTTGCTGTTCAGTGGAAGTTGCATAGTCTTggttttaacaaacaaacaaaacatttttgctgTACATCATATGATCCACATTTTGCACAGGGACCATTTGTCTGcacttaattaaaaataaacacgaCAGATTAAGACCTCACTatctgtatatatttttattcttttacagTAAGTTCAGTCAAAAAAGGAAATCATTTATTGttggatttaaaataaatatattgtaaAGAATTCCCTACTAAATATATGTTAAAGAATAATCGGCTGGCATTACTATGTGCTGTGTTACAACTCACCAACATATTTTTCAcatgcacagcagcagcatttccatatttttgaGCAGTCCATGCCCATGCTTGTCTTGAAGTCTATATAACCGTCCTGTCATGACTCACGAAATGATGCTCAAACCTGCTGCATAACTGATATATTGTATGAAGTGGtctgcatttatatttttaaagcatACTCAGGAGAAAAGTAATACACTATGTGTGTATGTCAGATGAAACAAAGCTGGGACTCTGGTTTATTAGTTTACTTAGGTAACTAAGTAGCGTTGGGCCTAATGCGTCAGAGCCAGCTGGGACATTTAGAGGATGACTTCCTCTATTTGCTTTGGTTCAGTTTACACTTTTGTGTACTGAGATGGGAGctgatgtgtgtctgtgtttgtgcctGTAAGTTATGTGTGGCATTTGAGCATTATGTGAGTACAACGAGGAGTTATGTTACTTCGCTGCAGACGTGAGCATAGACTGGTCATGTGTTTGGTTTGAGTGTTTTTGCATAGCATACGGAGAAATGCCAGTTTAAATCTAAATCACTGagcaaatatattcaa
This window contains:
- the LOC134629716 gene encoding uncharacterized protein C4orf54-like; translated protein: MEAAEKTLTYQDDTGLHRKLLTDDKDKDKTGGKDHATETNSDESNYVDLDVNPDCPKTVKVTFTGVGNQLSVIKCDSSKQEEQERKSKIISSKDKQDNVPGLGSDEPRSETLTKLPNTDQDSENENQRQAELDPSDCSDNACSESDELRYTDMYLNSKTESDDGASALLSDHCGSDTVEDESHYITTHEIQLTELDHDVDYDLGRGTCWEFEDDNLVYSFVDYASFESDDTQEGTLILEGRGQAKVQSNLGGTVVSTEQEESDLCDSDKCASSDESVCKNPSEDLSEGKIHLSIKTSSRAVNDPVNVFDNNFSGYKKHCGDKSNFSFVSPGASAGPLCDRAPYFIPAPGRQHLATKLRRKDINEYSSGASSSISELDDADKEVRNLTAKSFRSLACPYFDAINLSTSSESSVSEYGLNKWSAYVDWNYGNITRGRERSVIAHKTSRATLEMNKNVESKKHGKSVTGTKTPQNKTCALNKRITSQQASSSSKKIQVKDHVQPVQRGVTLNFRCNVESHETADSKCPKKARPNGATGAVLARSGYEMQYHHTDNLGDTHKRAIFASSLLKNVISKKMQFEQERKMERGEICDTSPCFQIKDPEVMRERSPGRGLQRQTSESGSGFTVNSADDQRPEVGRQSSCGDGEETKGSKAPDDSDKGQDELQKDSTIHSQSTSSNSLKEDDPEPVKQVEPPSVSGTQTAAKEGLDTSSMLSKLLFVPSCQLHSKERNFSDLLRHTPDSVTPAASQKSEKELKASNNGNKEENGKGGKKPEIKICLRSVKENKGCTLNIANLLTPKISYNVNTFRTADDTRVPILSAADRVPNFTVRDIRDTKCKLQTPIYHVRDVRKLVKSSYRFVSLNNSGSKCSTAADKPEEKAKTEPVKHLLPSPIVIKCNSVKTNVKSEKTAAQKQAATSENPQSESVPSASVANRAPPVITKQGCPDQSDIQTTQLVKQRQEKFAGETVERRNEAAAPKQDAVEKIKAAVKTMEQLYFFDKNEWKRKSQAPRPITGSHVLSLIAREEQGAEVPEAASTDRTPQSEMGRPHEDKRALNVIHVPYDSDAFKTQQSKTFTNKSVLHFGSKACVSVNSDSSSAVQVPPTVSSKTPAAPLSVKIEKPRHCQVENGKVKISPTNPSVTQGCSDSENYLTIPGMAYTNEIKLSNPEHDSKEGNSNNSKVNAADLKAPEQKTSPLIMEYPGTSIYHHPTAATGPQKQQQVLCFSPYLPNVSPTPSTGEPAQQTQRKMLVDPTTGHYYLVDTPIKATSKRLFDPETGQYVDVPMPHSPAAPVTPVPLSVSPLALNPGGYAPTYMIYPGFISSPTLAAQTVLPQSPCHSEDAGGENIKKNISPQPESKTAGTESTYYSATGETSQAQLQLPVSLGLLTTRGSGGSSERKPVISITTQQGPRIIAPPSFDGTTMSFVVEHR